One window of Pieris napi chromosome 14, ilPieNapi1.2, whole genome shotgun sequence genomic DNA carries:
- the LOC125055944 gene encoding coiled-coil domain-containing protein 28A yields MSLDLEQSIETQQLMQNEGEDEEPKVSPTATSPVTSNKMSSGAASLTSKNAQGFSNTANSLNDSTKMSYVNERRQHRDFMRSYNNRPKHIPKETPDVKHMEKALLDLLEDFHTGKLSAFSTGCSMEQMVNVRDQQEHLARLHFKLYGDPEKPSEDNFENSSPKDKMTQLVQSLEQLSASIEHLQSDEAVSSSNDKKES; encoded by the coding sequence ATGAGCTTAGATTTGGAACAAAGTATCGAAACACAACAACTAATGCAGAATGAGGGGGAAGATGAGGAGCCGAAGGTTTCTCCAACAGCAACCTCTCCGGTAACTAGTAATAAAATGTCGAGCGGTGCAGCAAgtcttacatctaaaaatgCTCAGGGTTTCTCAAACACAGCCAACAGTCTTAATGATTCCACTAAAATGTCGTATGTCAATGAAAGAAGACAACATCGTGACTTCATGCGTTCCTACAATAATAGGCCTAAGCATATACCTAAAGAAACACCAGATGTCAAGCACATGGAGAAGGCTCTTTTAGATTTACTTGAAGATTTCCATACAGGAAAATTAAGTGCATTTAGTACAGGCTGTAGTATGGAACAAATGGTTAATGTTAGGGATCAGCAAGAGCATTTGGCTCGGctgcattttaaattatatggtGATCCAGAGAAACCATCTGAGGACAATTTTGAAAACTCTTCACCAAAAGATAAGATGACTCAACTTGTACAGAGTTTAGAGCAATTGTCTGCATCAATTGAACATTTGCAGTCAGATGAAGCTGTTAGTTCTAGTAATGATAAAAAAGAGTCATAA